One segment of Fimbriimonadales bacterium DNA contains the following:
- a CDS encoding C40 family peptidase — protein sequence MAKGRSLLFAWLFLLMIFAAPFSDAQNAQNRNPERAKIGKLGQVNQEDVPIYLKPNVRSRVLCKAKNEQYVVLRNLTSEWATVVMADGSNGYIQAKYVDRLPFEVGIKPETSVNEFRISGQAMVSRNGSWQSQLISEAMKYIGTPYKWGGTDLRSGVDCSGFVQELYKQFGIRLPRTAEEQATVGMPVARLDQLEMGDRLYFTDGGRTRITHTGIYIGNGYFIHSSKSSGGVATEFLSEKWLRVLVDARR from the coding sequence ATGGCTAAAGGACGCAGTTTGCTCTTCGCTTGGCTATTTCTTTTGATGATTTTCGCTGCTCCTTTTTCGGATGCACAAAATGCCCAAAACAGAAACCCCGAGCGTGCGAAAATCGGGAAATTGGGGCAAGTGAATCAAGAAGACGTGCCGATTTATCTGAAACCGAACGTGCGCTCGAGAGTTCTTTGCAAAGCGAAAAACGAACAATACGTAGTTTTGCGCAATCTCACTTCGGAATGGGCAACTGTAGTTATGGCGGACGGGAGCAATGGATATATACAAGCGAAATATGTAGATAGACTTCCTTTCGAGGTGGGGATAAAGCCAGAGACTTCTGTGAACGAATTTCGTATATCCGGTCAGGCGATGGTTTCACGCAACGGAAGTTGGCAAAGCCAACTCATCAGCGAGGCGATGAAATACATAGGTACGCCGTATAAATGGGGGGGCACCGATTTGCGAAGCGGTGTAGACTGCAGCGGATTCGTGCAAGAGTTATATAAACAATTCGGGATACGGTTACCCAGAACTGCGGAAGAGCAGGCGACGGTGGGAATGCCTGTCGCGCGATTGGATCAATTAGAAATGGGCGATCGTTTGTATTTCACAGACGGGGGGCGAACCAGAATCACTCACACCGGAATATACATCGGCAACGGATATTTCATTCACTCCAGCAAAAGCAGCGGTGGGGTTGCGACCGAGTTCTTATCCGAAAAATGGCTTCGCGTTTTAGTGGACGCGAGGCGGTAA
- a CDS encoding PspA/IM30 family protein: MRRFFAWLKAIFNRLMNRLEDPDLMLDQARREMQETLQANKERAIQAITQRNNLQAMVDEHVRKVNNLEAQAIQALKLGNRDLARQLLREKANYQATLESLRASLAQANTAVEQVKLAIRRQEEEVRRRTAEALAMKAQYKQAQIESALSKTLDEFTTEAQFGSFEAAAERIRQARSEAAARQELAQESIQGKLMKMEDMALDAAADEELKKLEERLGLAPATEATPATTETVEAQLQELEERLNQKGQQPS; the protein is encoded by the coding sequence ATGCGAAGATTTTTTGCCTGGCTCAAAGCGATTTTCAATCGCTTGATGAACAGGCTCGAAGACCCCGACCTGATGCTCGACCAAGCCCGTCGCGAAATGCAAGAAACCTTGCAGGCGAATAAGGAACGGGCGATACAAGCCATCACCCAACGAAATAACTTGCAAGCGATGGTCGATGAACACGTGCGCAAAGTGAACAATCTCGAGGCTCAAGCGATTCAAGCCTTGAAACTCGGCAATCGGGACCTTGCACGACAACTTCTGCGCGAAAAGGCGAATTACCAGGCGACTTTGGAGAGCCTGAGAGCCTCCCTCGCCCAGGCGAACACCGCTGTCGAACAGGTGAAACTCGCAATTCGTCGTCAGGAGGAGGAAGTGCGCCGTCGGACTGCAGAAGCATTGGCAATGAAGGCGCAGTATAAACAGGCTCAAATAGAGTCCGCTCTGAGCAAGACACTCGACGAATTCACAACAGAAGCGCAGTTCGGTTCGTTCGAGGCTGCGGCGGAGCGTATCCGACAGGCGCGAAGCGAAGCAGCCGCCCGTCAAGAGTTGGCACAGGAAAGCATCCAAGGCAAACTCATGAAGATGGAGGATATGGCATTGGACGCTGCCGCAGACGAGGAACTGAAAAAACTCGAAGAAAGACTGGGGCTTGCCCCTGCGACAGAGGCGACTCCGGCAACAACGGAAACTGTAGAGGCTCAATTACAAGAATTGGAAGAAAGGTTGAATCAAAAAGGACAGCAACCAAGTTGA
- a CDS encoding nitrilase-related carbon-nitrogen hydrolase, translating to MQFCAASVQLAPFKGRIEENLNRIAEAALRCSEEGAELVVFPETITTGYFLEGGVAELSMTSQELVERLHRALKSCAGNKTFQKDLDIILGFYEEEDGIFYNSGAHINFQKGNPALLHVHKKFFLPTYGVFDEERFVARGKKIQTYPTRFGPFAILICEDVWHSISATIAALKGAEVIAVLAASPVRGVSSTKYDNLERYERMLRAIGEEHGVWVINSMLVGFEGGKGFCGGSIIVDPFGKIRAQGPLAEEFILIADIDLDEIPVARQQFPALADLRSVLDNIIEQFQECEMQC from the coding sequence GTGCAATTCTGCGCTGCATCGGTGCAACTCGCCCCATTCAAAGGCAGAATCGAAGAAAACCTCAACCGAATAGCCGAGGCAGCCCTTCGCTGTTCCGAGGAAGGCGCTGAACTCGTAGTTTTTCCAGAAACCATAACCACGGGATACTTTTTGGAGGGGGGTGTGGCGGAATTATCAATGACATCTCAGGAACTCGTGGAGAGGCTGCATCGTGCACTAAAATCATGCGCGGGAAATAAAACATTCCAAAAAGATTTAGACATCATTCTCGGTTTCTACGAAGAAGAAGATGGGATTTTTTATAACTCGGGGGCGCATATAAATTTTCAAAAAGGCAATCCTGCGCTTTTACATGTCCATAAGAAATTTTTTCTTCCTACTTATGGCGTTTTCGACGAGGAACGATTCGTTGCGAGGGGGAAAAAAATCCAGACGTATCCCACGAGATTCGGTCCATTCGCCATTCTGATTTGCGAGGACGTATGGCACAGTATTTCGGCTACGATTGCGGCGCTAAAAGGTGCAGAAGTAATTGCGGTTTTGGCTGCATCACCGGTTCGCGGAGTTTCTTCAACAAAATACGATAATTTAGAACGCTACGAAAGGATGTTGCGAGCAATCGGTGAAGAACACGGCGTTTGGGTCATCAATAGTATGTTGGTAGGTTTCGAGGGGGGGAAAGGGTTTTGTGGCGGAAGCATTATCGTGGACCCATTCGGAAAGATACGTGCGCAAGGACCATTAGCGGAGGAATTCATTCTCATAGCGGATATCGATTTAGACGAAATTCCGGTGGCTCGCCAACAGTTTCCAGCCCTCGCTGATTTGCGAAGCGTGTTAGATAACATCATCGAACAATTTCAAGAATGTGAAATGCAATGTTAG
- a CDS encoding NAD+ synthase, with product MLEVSRLPIIRARKTDPESDENLRINPELVTDFLVRFLRDECIRRRGVSRAVVGVSGGVDSSVTTCLCVRAFGAENVFAFRLPYKTSSPESLTHAQMLIEMLGVPSRTIEITPMADGYLQNAEPDADPRRIGNVCARCRMVILFDQSMKLHALPIGTSNKTERMFGYFTWHADDAPPINPLGDLFKTQVYKLARYLGVPKLILEKPPSADLVVGQTTEGDWGISIPVADRILALLLLGYREKQIVRKGFREEDVRIVKRMVDSTHWKRKMPTVAMISTSAIGEYYLRPVDY from the coding sequence ATGTTAGAAGTTTCGCGATTGCCGATTATTCGGGCGCGCAAAACTGACCCGGAGTCCGACGAAAATCTTCGTATAAACCCCGAGTTAGTCACCGATTTCTTAGTTCGCTTTTTGCGTGACGAGTGCATCCGCAGGCGTGGGGTATCGCGTGCTGTGGTGGGGGTTTCTGGGGGGGTGGATTCTTCGGTTACTACCTGTTTATGTGTTCGCGCTTTCGGAGCGGAAAATGTTTTTGCTTTTCGATTGCCTTACAAGACGAGTTCTCCGGAAAGTTTGACGCATGCGCAAATGCTCATCGAAATGCTCGGGGTTCCATCCCGCACGATTGAAATCACTCCGATGGCGGATGGTTACTTGCAAAATGCCGAGCCCGATGCCGACCCACGACGCATCGGCAATGTCTGCGCGCGATGTCGCATGGTTATTCTTTTCGACCAGAGTATGAAGCTTCATGCGCTTCCTATAGGAACGAGTAACAAGACGGAAAGGATGTTCGGATATTTCACATGGCATGCAGACGATGCCCCCCCCATAAACCCGTTAGGAGACTTATTTAAAACTCAAGTGTATAAATTGGCGCGATACCTCGGAGTACCGAAGCTGATTCTCGAAAAACCTCCCAGTGCGGATTTAGTCGTAGGACAAACTACAGAGGGCGATTGGGGAATTTCGATTCCGGTGGCAGACAGGATTCTCGCTTTGCTTTTGTTAGGATATCGCGAGAAGCAAATCGTAAGAAAAGGGTTTCGAGAAGAAGACGTTCGCATCGTAAAACGGATGGTGGATTCCACGCATTGGAAGCGCAAAATGCCAACCGTCGCAATGATTTCTACGAGCGCGATTGGAGAATACTATTTAAGACCAGTGGATTATTGA
- a CDS encoding metal ABC transporter permease, which produces MLMGPACIGMLVMSPVHALFGLHIVRRGLIFIDLAIAQIAALGMALAIHSGKNPQSFEAHSYAVGFALLGALLIALTRRRLPRVPHEAIIGIIYVVASAWAIILLEPTPHGVEELRDILGGTLLFITQREIINTAIIYAVILFVMAILWKPISAMTLNSVNAPKGIKAIILDFVFYGLLGFVVASSVKVAGVFVVFTWLVMPAVASLLWIESMVVAALLAIALGWLGSFIGLVFSQRWDWPTGSSIILWIGILVAVFYIARLIIVPRNTDIDRHPKHRRQ; this is translated from the coding sequence ATGCTCATGGGTCCCGCCTGTATCGGGATGCTTGTCATGTCGCCGGTGCATGCGTTGTTCGGACTACATATCGTGCGTCGTGGATTGATTTTCATTGATTTAGCGATTGCGCAAATCGCAGCATTAGGGATGGCGCTTGCGATTCATTCCGGCAAAAACCCTCAATCTTTCGAAGCGCACAGTTATGCTGTCGGATTTGCTCTTTTAGGAGCGTTGCTTATTGCTTTGACGCGAAGACGCCTCCCGCGCGTTCCTCACGAGGCTATCATCGGAATCATCTACGTCGTCGCTTCTGCATGGGCGATTATTCTTCTCGAACCTACACCACACGGAGTCGAGGAACTGCGAGATATTTTGGGGGGGACGCTCCTTTTCATCACACAGCGTGAAATTATAAACACTGCGATTATTTATGCGGTGATTTTGTTCGTAATGGCGATTCTTTGGAAACCCATTTCAGCAATGACCCTCAATAGTGTAAACGCGCCTAAAGGCATCAAGGCAATCATTTTGGATTTCGTCTTTTATGGTTTGTTAGGTTTCGTCGTCGCCTCTTCGGTGAAAGTCGCAGGTGTTTTCGTGGTTTTCACTTGGCTCGTTATGCCGGCTGTGGCGTCTCTTTTATGGATTGAATCCATGGTCGTAGCGGCGCTCTTGGCTATCGCCTTAGGATGGTTGGGTTCGTTCATTGGTTTAGTTTTTTCTCAGCGATGGGATTGGCCTACGGGTTCGTCGATTATTTTATGGATTGGGATTCTCGTCGCGGTTTTCTATATCGCTCGCTTGATCATCGTCCCGAGAAATACCGACATAGATCGTCATCCAAAGCATAGACGTCAATAA
- a CDS encoding metal ABC transporter substrate-binding protein, translated as MKSKRIFSVVIALFVGGQSFAKLNVVTTTPDLASIASYVGGKNVSVKSIVTGARDPHRIEAKPSYMSQISRADLFIAIGLDLEIGYERVLLDGSRNSHVRIGALGHLYASEGALVLDRPTGTVTRAQGDIHPYGNPHIWLDPYNGRVVAQRIAERMSALDTSNAGDYKKGARNFIDKLDRKMFGDALVEKYGGEELWQWERNGELFEQLRKVGSMNLLGGWVKASQVFRGKTIITYHRSFVYFINRFDLRSIGELEPKPGIEPTPGHLASLMRRAQEENVRVIIQEPFYSTRHANFVASRIGAKVVILPGNIGHDSSAKDYFSLFDTIISRLREAFS; from the coding sequence ATGAAATCCAAGCGAATATTTTCTGTTGTGATAGCCCTTTTTGTTGGGGGGCAATCCTTTGCGAAACTAAACGTTGTTACAACGACTCCCGATCTTGCTTCGATTGCTTCTTACGTAGGTGGGAAAAACGTTTCTGTAAAATCTATCGTAACCGGCGCGCGCGACCCCCACCGCATCGAAGCAAAACCGAGTTATATGAGCCAAATCTCGCGAGCTGACCTTTTTATCGCCATAGGATTGGATTTGGAAATAGGTTATGAACGTGTGCTTTTAGATGGAAGTCGTAATTCGCATGTCCGCATAGGTGCATTGGGACACTTGTATGCCTCGGAAGGAGCGTTAGTTTTAGATAGACCCACTGGAACCGTAACACGTGCTCAAGGTGACATTCATCCGTATGGAAATCCCCACATTTGGCTCGACCCTTATAACGGAAGAGTTGTAGCTCAAAGAATCGCAGAGCGCATGTCTGCATTAGATACCTCTAATGCAGGTGACTACAAAAAAGGCGCGCGAAATTTCATAGACAAATTAGACCGAAAAATGTTTGGAGATGCGTTAGTCGAAAAATACGGCGGAGAAGAACTTTGGCAATGGGAAAGGAATGGCGAACTTTTCGAACAATTGCGAAAGGTAGGGTCGATGAATCTTTTGGGTGGATGGGTCAAAGCCTCGCAGGTCTTTCGAGGAAAAACTATCATCACTTATCATCGCAGTTTTGTGTATTTCATCAATCGTTTCGATTTGCGTTCTATCGGTGAATTAGAACCCAAGCCGGGCATCGAACCGACACCGGGGCATTTAGCGAGTTTGATGAGGCGTGCCCAAGAAGAGAATGTGAGAGTGATCATTCAAGAGCCTTTTTATTCGACGCGTCATGCGAACTTCGTCGCGAGCAGAATCGGAGCCAAAGTCGTAATCCTTCCTGGAAACATAGGGCATGATTCTTCCGCGAAAGATTATTTCTCCCTGTTCGATACGATAATCTCGAGACTCAGAGAGGCTTTTTCTTAG
- the tdh gene encoding L-threonine 3-dehydrogenase: protein MKAIVKSKPAPGLDFLDVPEPTLRPGHVKVRVRYGSICGTDAHIYRWDPFAAERIKPPRIIGHEFSGIVEEVGEGVTNLKPGDPVASESHIVCGKCKQCLNGQAHVCVNTKILGVDVDGGFAPYVVIPEANARKVPKSVPLEIACVQDPLGNAVHTVFAGPVEGQDILITGMGPIGLFALAVCKASCAKSVAVTEVSEYRLNIARKLGADVILNPSYLTSKGTLEALQDAYPEGVDGVLEMSGHPDALDLAVSMVRPGGRISLLGLYSSDFVNFRANDLIFKGVEIQCIIGRRLWDTWDRMTQLLEGGKLNLEPIITHRFPYSNFIEAMELMIGGKAGKIVFTISEQ, encoded by the coding sequence TTGAAAGCCATAGTAAAAAGCAAACCTGCTCCTGGATTGGATTTTCTCGATGTTCCCGAGCCGACTTTGCGTCCAGGTCATGTGAAAGTCCGAGTCCGATACGGGAGCATTTGTGGAACGGATGCACACATTTATAGATGGGATCCTTTCGCTGCGGAAAGGATAAAACCTCCGAGAATCATCGGGCATGAGTTCAGCGGAATCGTCGAAGAAGTCGGAGAGGGTGTAACCAACTTGAAACCAGGGGATCCTGTCGCGAGTGAATCCCATATCGTTTGTGGGAAATGCAAACAATGCTTGAACGGACAGGCGCATGTATGTGTGAATACGAAAATTTTGGGAGTGGATGTGGATGGCGGGTTCGCCCCCTATGTGGTAATTCCAGAAGCCAATGCACGTAAAGTACCGAAGTCGGTTCCTTTGGAAATTGCGTGTGTTCAAGATCCTCTTGGCAACGCCGTTCACACTGTTTTTGCAGGTCCCGTGGAGGGTCAGGATATTTTGATTACAGGCATGGGTCCGATCGGGCTTTTCGCCCTTGCAGTTTGCAAGGCTTCCTGCGCAAAAAGTGTCGCCGTTACCGAAGTTAGCGAATACCGCTTGAATATCGCGAGGAAACTCGGTGCAGATGTGATTTTGAACCCTTCCTATTTGACGAGTAAAGGAACTCTCGAAGCGTTGCAAGATGCTTATCCAGAGGGAGTAGATGGCGTCTTGGAAATGTCCGGTCATCCGGACGCCTTAGACTTGGCTGTATCCATGGTACGTCCGGGGGGAAGGATAAGCCTTCTAGGGTTATATAGCAGCGACTTCGTCAATTTCCGTGCGAACGATCTGATTTTCAAAGGGGTGGAAATCCAATGCATCATAGGGCGAAGGCTCTGGGATACGTGGGACAGGATGACCCAATTGTTAGAGGGAGGGAAATTGAATTTAGAGCCGATTATCACCCATCGGTTTCCTTATAGCAACTTTATTGAGGCTATGGAATTGATGATTGGTGGGAAGGCAGGGAAAATCGTTTTCACCATTTCCGAGCAATGA
- a CDS encoding ThuA domain-containing protein: MEPKRALIVWGGWEGHQPDLVAQLFFDILREENFEVEISDTLDVFKDYEKLSRLSLIIPIWTMGRIEHEQLQPVLKAVAEDGVGLAGCHGGMCDSFRESTEWQFMTGGQWVAHPGNDGVRYWVNIRRDISHPITDGIPDFEVCSEQYYMHIDPAIKVLATTRFPTVPGPHVTNGEVDMPVVWTKMYGLGRVFYCSLGHQRKVIEVEPPRTIMKRGFLWAAKDSCR, translated from the coding sequence ATGGAACCTAAACGTGCATTAATCGTTTGGGGAGGATGGGAAGGGCATCAACCCGATTTGGTAGCGCAACTTTTTTTCGATATTCTCCGAGAAGAAAACTTCGAAGTGGAAATATCGGATACGTTAGATGTTTTCAAAGACTATGAAAAACTATCACGACTTTCTCTCATTATTCCGATTTGGACGATGGGGCGTATCGAGCACGAACAGTTACAGCCCGTATTGAAAGCGGTCGCAGAAGACGGCGTAGGACTCGCAGGATGTCATGGAGGAATGTGCGACAGTTTTCGCGAAAGTACGGAATGGCAATTCATGACGGGGGGGCAATGGGTCGCTCACCCCGGAAACGATGGAGTTCGATACTGGGTGAATATCCGACGCGATATCTCTCATCCGATAACCGACGGAATTCCCGACTTCGAAGTCTGTTCGGAACAATATTACATGCACATAGACCCTGCAATAAAAGTGCTGGCAACGACGCGATTTCCGACAGTTCCAGGACCTCACGTTACGAACGGTGAAGTAGATATGCCGGTCGTGTGGACGAAAATGTACGGGTTAGGACGCGTCTTTTATTGCTCTTTGGGACATCAGCGGAAGGTTATCGAAGTCGAACCTCCTCGAACGATTATGAAAAGAGGCTTCTTATGGGCTGCAAAAGATTCGTGTAGATAG
- the acnA gene encoding aconitate hydratase AcnA, which translates to MAKIDPFNAKDELETPLGKRAYYKLQSVEKLGDVTSLPYSLRILLETCLRNLDGHIVTEKHIEAILKGSQTDIPFFPARVVLQDFTGVPVLVDLASMRSAIGKLGGDAKKVNPLVPSDLVIDHSVQVDAFNSREALEINTRFEVERNRERYKFLKWGQSAFDNMRIVPPATGIVHQVNLEYLGKVVWDDGKTLFPDSLIGTDSHTTMINGLGILGWGVGGIEAEAVMLGEPYYMLLPEVVGFRLVNELPTGSTATDLVLTITKMLRDHGVVGKFVEFFGPGLMNMPVANRATIANMAPEYGATAAYFPIDERCLEYLDLTGRPKELIDTVERYAKEQMLWYEDAQKVRYSSVLELDLSIIEPSLAGPKRPQDLVLLREMKKSWHKALETLFAKPPSPSATLNDERWLTEGGAPTAPTVVMEDEESAAWVQFEGARFQLKHGDVVIAAITSCTNTSNPEVMVGAGLLARKARAKGLTRKPWVKTSLAPGSKVVTEYLGKAGLMEDLEATGFYLVGYGCTTCIGNSGPLPEEISKAIREHELVTVAVLSGNRNFEGRINPDVRGNYLASPPLVVAYAIAGTVDIDLLNEPLGKDKEGNPVFLRDIWPSQQEIYDTMKECISREQFIRQYAHVFEGSKEWQEIPIEGGLLYDWPESTYIKNPPYFDEISAEVPPLKPIRGARCLVKLGDSITTDHISPAGSIKVDSPAGKYLIELGVKPHEFNSYGSRRGNHEVMMRGTFANVRLRNQLVPEKEGGWTLDFTDNTVKSIYDAAMNYRAKGIPLIVLAGKDYGMGSSRDWAAKGTALLGVKAVIAESYERIHRSNLVGMGVLPLAFLPGENVASLGLTGREIFDIEMGNTIEPGKRITVRAQREDGSRLEFETICRIDLPVEVEYYRHGGILPMVLRKLTKN; encoded by the coding sequence ATGGCGAAAATAGATCCTTTCAACGCAAAAGACGAATTAGAAACACCTCTCGGTAAGCGTGCTTACTATAAGTTACAATCCGTCGAGAAATTAGGAGACGTTACATCTCTCCCCTATTCGCTCCGCATTCTTTTAGAAACTTGTCTTCGTAATCTCGATGGACATATAGTGACGGAAAAGCACATCGAGGCTATTCTCAAGGGGTCACAAACCGATATTCCGTTCTTTCCGGCGCGGGTAGTTCTGCAAGATTTTACGGGCGTTCCCGTACTCGTGGATTTAGCCTCAATGCGTAGCGCTATCGGAAAACTCGGGGGGGATGCTAAAAAGGTCAATCCGTTAGTTCCATCCGATTTGGTCATTGACCATTCGGTGCAGGTTGATGCGTTCAATTCGCGCGAAGCGTTGGAAATTAATACACGTTTCGAAGTGGAAAGGAATCGAGAGCGTTACAAATTTTTGAAATGGGGTCAATCTGCATTCGATAACATGCGCATTGTCCCCCCCGCAACGGGCATCGTTCATCAGGTTAACCTCGAATATTTGGGAAAAGTCGTTTGGGACGATGGCAAAACACTTTTTCCGGATTCGCTTATCGGAACGGATTCCCATACGACTATGATAAATGGTTTAGGGATTTTAGGATGGGGAGTGGGGGGGATTGAAGCAGAAGCCGTGATGTTAGGCGAACCGTATTACATGCTCCTTCCGGAAGTCGTAGGATTTCGTCTCGTCAATGAATTGCCGACAGGTTCGACCGCGACCGATTTGGTTTTGACGATAACGAAGATGCTACGCGACCACGGAGTCGTCGGAAAGTTCGTCGAATTTTTCGGTCCCGGCCTGATGAATATGCCCGTTGCGAATCGAGCGACGATTGCGAACATGGCTCCCGAATACGGAGCTACTGCCGCTTACTTTCCGATCGATGAAAGATGTTTGGAATATTTAGACTTGACGGGTCGCCCTAAAGAATTGATCGATACGGTCGAGCGTTACGCGAAAGAACAAATGCTATGGTACGAAGATGCGCAAAAAGTTCGTTATTCGTCCGTTTTGGAGTTAGACCTTTCTATCATAGAGCCGAGTTTAGCAGGACCTAAGCGACCTCAAGACCTCGTTCTTTTGCGTGAAATGAAAAAGAGTTGGCATAAAGCGCTCGAAACGCTTTTCGCAAAACCACCATCGCCAAGCGCCACGCTCAATGACGAGCGATGGCTCACAGAAGGGGGGGCGCCAACGGCTCCGACCGTTGTCATGGAGGACGAAGAATCCGCCGCTTGGGTTCAATTCGAAGGAGCGCGATTTCAGTTAAAGCACGGTGATGTCGTTATCGCGGCGATTACCTCTTGCACGAATACGAGCAATCCCGAAGTGATGGTTGGGGCAGGTTTGCTCGCTCGGAAAGCGCGTGCGAAGGGTCTAACGAGGAAGCCGTGGGTAAAAACTTCTTTAGCGCCGGGTTCGAAAGTCGTTACGGAATACTTAGGAAAGGCGGGGCTTATGGAAGACCTCGAAGCGACGGGCTTTTATCTCGTTGGTTATGGATGTACAACATGTATCGGAAATTCAGGACCTTTGCCGGAAGAAATCAGCAAAGCGATTCGTGAACACGAGCTCGTTACGGTTGCGGTGCTTTCAGGGAATCGCAATTTCGAAGGAAGAATCAATCCCGACGTCCGAGGAAATTATTTGGCATCCCCACCTTTGGTCGTCGCTTATGCCATAGCAGGAACGGTCGATATAGATTTGCTTAACGAACCGCTCGGAAAAGATAAAGAGGGGAATCCCGTTTTCCTGCGCGATATATGGCCTTCGCAGCAAGAAATTTACGATACGATGAAGGAATGCATCTCGCGTGAGCAGTTCATTCGTCAGTACGCGCATGTATTCGAAGGTTCGAAGGAATGGCAAGAAATTCCCATAGAGGGGGGGCTACTTTATGATTGGCCAGAGAGTACCTACATCAAAAATCCACCGTATTTCGATGAGATTTCAGCGGAAGTTCCCCCCCTAAAGCCGATTCGCGGAGCGAGATGTTTGGTAAAACTCGGCGATTCGATAACGACCGATCATATCTCGCCTGCTGGTTCGATTAAAGTAGACAGTCCTGCTGGAAAATATCTTATCGAATTGGGAGTCAAACCGCACGAATTCAACAGTTACGGGTCACGACGAGGAAATCATGAAGTAATGATGCGTGGCACGTTCGCCAATGTTCGATTGCGAAATCAACTCGTTCCAGAAAAAGAAGGAGGTTGGACATTAGATTTCACGGATAATACGGTGAAATCCATTTATGATGCAGCGATGAATTATCGTGCGAAAGGAATACCTCTCATCGTTTTAGCGGGGAAAGATTATGGAATGGGTTCCTCGCGCGATTGGGCGGCGAAAGGAACAGCGCTTTTGGGCGTAAAAGCGGTGATTGCAGAGTCGTACGAGCGCATCCACCGCAGCAACTTAGTGGGAATGGGAGTTTTGCCGCTCGCATTTTTGCCAGGGGAGAATGTAGCGAGTTTGGGATTAACGGGTAGAGAAATTTTCGATATCGAAATGGGAAACACCATCGAGCCGGGAAAAAGGATTACCGTTCGCGCGCAGCGAGAGGACGGTTCGCGTTTGGAATTCGAAACGATTTGCCGGATAGACTTACCTGTCGAGGTCGAGTACTACCGTCATGGCGGCATTTTGCCGATGGTCTTGAGGAAATTAACGAAGAATTGA
- a CDS encoding DUF1326 domain-containing protein has translation MKTKITIVLGIAMLFLVSSVYAASQYSNEKQSKQDKSKTWSIKADYIEACSCNMFCMCYFNTHPDGEMFCEFNNVIKVASGHYGNTKLDGVLFWMAGDLGGDFTKNAKWVALYFDPKTTKEQREAIQNIILKIYPVPGVDKFIVDEAPIVWKKEGNNGYAKLGDGIAEVVLTGITDANGKPTVINNLKYWGAEKNNGFVLAYSKHYFKGHGYDYAHERRNGFFIHIESSGTLEK, from the coding sequence ATGAAAACAAAAATAACCATCGTACTCGGAATAGCAATGCTATTCCTGGTTTCATCCGTCTATGCAGCCTCTCAATACTCGAACGAGAAGCAAAGCAAACAAGACAAGTCGAAAACATGGAGCATCAAAGCTGACTACATCGAAGCCTGTTCCTGTAATATGTTCTGTATGTGCTATTTCAATACGCATCCTGACGGCGAGATGTTTTGTGAATTCAACAACGTCATCAAAGTCGCCAGTGGACATTACGGGAATACCAAGTTGGATGGAGTTTTATTTTGGATGGCAGGTGACTTAGGAGGCGATTTCACGAAGAACGCCAAATGGGTAGCTCTTTACTTCGATCCGAAAACCACGAAAGAGCAACGCGAAGCCATTCAAAACATCATCCTAAAAATTTATCCCGTGCCAGGAGTGGATAAGTTCATCGTGGATGAAGCTCCCATCGTTTGGAAGAAAGAAGGCAATAACGGTTATGCAAAACTCGGAGACGGCATAGCCGAAGTGGTACTTACAGGAATAACCGATGCCAATGGAAAACCAACGGTCATAAACAACCTCAAATATTGGGGTGCCGAAAAGAATAATGGATTCGTGCTGGCTTACAGCAAACATTATTTCAAAGGCCATGGATACGACTACGCCCATGAAAGACGAAATGGCTTTTTCATTCACATCGAGTCTTCCGGAACTTTGGAAAAGTAA